AGCTGCTGGAATGCCCGATCGAGCGGATCGTGACGGCGGCGGGTGTCCTGCTCGACGAGATACCGCTCAAGGAGCCGGGCAGGCTCGCGGCCGCGCCCGTGGTCGACGGCGATCTCCTGCCGACCTACCCGATCGACCGGTTCCAGCGTGGCGGGTCGCACCGGGTGCCGTTGATCATCGGGACGAACAAGGACGAGGCGTCGTTGTTCCGGCTGCTGCGTTCACCGATCATGCCGGTGACCCCGGACGCGGTGAACGCGATGCTGCGGGACGTCGCGGCGAGCCACCCGGAGATGTCCGCGGAGCGGATCGCCGAGATCACCTCGGCCTACCCGGACCTCGGCAAGGCGCGCGGAGCCCTGGCGATGTCCACCGACGCGGCGTTCCGGATGCCCGCGCACTGGGTGGCCGACGGTCACGCCGAGCATTCGCCCACCTGGATGTACCGGTTCGACTACGCCACCCCGATGCTGCGCGCGGCTCGGGTCGGCGCCGGCCACGCCACCGAATTGCCTTATGTCTTCGGCAATTTCGGCACGCTCAACCTCGACCCGACGTTCTGGCTCGGCGGGCGCAGAGCGGCGATGGAGGTCTCCGGGCGGATGATGCGCCGCTGGCTCGCCTTCGCCGCCCACGGCGTTCCCGCCGCCCTCGACGGCTCCAAACACTGGCCGCCCTACCGCCTGCCCGCCCGCACCACCTTGCTCCTCGACAGCGTCGACCGCGTGGTCGACGACCCGGACCGTGACCTGCACACCGCCTGGGGGCAGCAAGCCGTCGGGTTCTCCTAGCAGGCGTTGTCCGCGCCTGGCGACCGCAGGTGTGGATACCCGAGACCGCATGATCGGCGTTCCGCCCGCGTAGATCGAAGTCCGATACGCCCCGGCGGGAATCTGCGGCCGCGCGCGTCAGACGTCGGTGGAGAAGCGGATGCCGCCGTCCGGGATCTCCACGCCGGGCCACACGCGGGCCCCGCGCAGCAGTTCGCAGCGCGCGCCGATGTTCGCGCCGTCCCCGATGACGCCGTCGCGCACGAGCGCGCGCGGGCCGATGCGCGCCCCGAACCCGATGATCGTGCGTTCGACCGTGGCGCCCGCCTCGATCACAGCGCCGTCGAAGACGACCGCGCCGTCCAAGCGTGCGCCCGCGCCGATCTCGGCGCCGCGGCCCACGACCGTGCCGCCGATGAGCACCGCCCCCGGGGCGACGCCCGCGCCGGGATGGACCAGCGACTCGCCACGCTGACCGGGCAGGGCGGGGGAGGGGGCGATGCCGCGGACCAGGTCGGCGGAACCGCGGACGAAGTCCTCGGGGGTGCCCATGTCGCGCCAGTACGACGCGTCGACGTACCCCTGGAGGCGGGCGCCCTCGGTCAGCAGCGCCGGGAACACCTCGCGCTCCACCGACACCGGGCGCCCGGCCGGGATCTTCTCGATGTACTCGCGACGGAAGACGTAGCACCCGGCGTTGATCTGGTCGGTGGGCGGGTCCTGAGTCTTCTCCAGGAACGCGGTGACCCGGCCGTCCTCGTCGGTGGGCACACAGCCGAACGCGCGCGGGTCGCTGACCCGGACCAGGTGCAGCGTCACGTCGGCGCGGGTCGACTCGTGGGTGTCGAGCACCGCGCCGAGGTCGGTGCCGCCGAGCACGTCGCCGTTGAACACCATGACGTTGTCCGCGCGCAGCTTGGGCAGCACGTTGCGGATCGCGCCGCCGGTGCCGAGTGGCTCGGTCTCGGTGACGTACTCGATCTCCAGGCCGAGGTCGGAGCCGTCGCCGAAGTATTCCTCGAACACTTCGGCCTTGAACGACGTACCCAGCACCACGTGGGTGATCCCGGCCTCCGCGATACGGGCGAGCAGGTGGGTCAGGAACGGCAGCCCGGCCGTCGGCAGCATCGGCTTGGGCGCCGAAAGGGTCAGCGGACGCAGCCGCGTGCCCTGCCCGCCGACCAGGATCACCGCGTCGGTGCCTGTATTTCCTGCCATCAAGCTCCCCTGTTCACAAGGTCGTTTCTCGCCTGCGCCGCCGGTTACCCGGCGTCGCGCGCCTGCTGGCGCAGGGCAGATCGAACCGCAATCCGCGAGCGGATCGCAAGTCCGGCCCGCAACGCCAGCCGCAGCGGAGCCTGCCACCAGTGCGGATGCCGGTCTGCCTGGAACCGGTAGGCGCTCGCGTGGTGGGCGGGCAGCATCTTCTCGGGATGGCGGCCCGCGGCGTGACCCTTCGCATGGGTCACCTCGGCGTCCGGCACGAACACGTTGTGCCAGCCCGCCTTGCCCATCCGGTCGCCGAAGTCGACGTCCTCCATGTACATGAAGTAGCGGGAATCGAAGCCGTCGATCGAGTCGAACGCCGCGCGCCGCACCAGCAGGCACGACCCGGACAGCCAGCCGACGGCGCGTTCGGAGATCTCCTCGTTCTCCTGCCGGTAGCGGCGGGTCCACGGATTGGACTTCCACACCGTGCCCAGGATCGCGTGGCCTGCGCCGTCGAGCAGGCCGGGCACCCGCCGGGCCGACGGGTAGACGCTGCCGTCCGGCTCGAGCACCAGCGGCCCCAGCGCGCCCGCGCGCGGCCAGCGCTTGGCGGCGGCGAGCAGTTTGTCGATGGAATCGGTGCCCCAGCGGATGTCCGGGTTGGCGATCACGATGAACTCGATGCCCGGATCGATCTCCGCGACCGCCCGGTTGATCGCGCCGCCGTAGCCGATGTTGCCGCCGGTGCGCAGCAGCCGCACGTGCGAATTGGCCTCGGCGACCAGCTCCGGCACACCGTCCACCGACCCGTTGTCGGCGAGGATCACCTGCGGTTTCTCCGCGGTGGCCGCGGCCAAGGTGCTGATGAAGTGCTCGAGGTGCTCACCCGGCGAGTAGGTCACCGTGACGACGGCCAGGCCCGCGGGCGCGGCGGAATCGGAATCACTCACGACAGCCAACTCTAATGGGCGCGGCCGGACGCCGTCCGTCGATGGCCCGCGCATGGTGGGAGCACCGGCGCGGGCACCGCCTAGCCGGACCGCCGCGCCAGCGCGTCGCGCAGCGCCGTGCGCCAATCCCGCAGCGGCGTCAGTCCGGCGTCGTTCCAGGCCCGCGGCGAGAGCACCGAATACGCCGGGCGCCGTGCGGGTCTGGGAAACCGGGACGAGTTGCACGGGTGGACCCGCCCGGGATCGGCGCCGACACCCGCGAATACGGCGCGGGCGAGCTCGAATCGACTGGCCCGCCCCGCATTGGTGGCGTGCAGCACCCGCGGGGCGTCCGGCCGGCCCGCCAGTTCCAGCAGCGCGGCGGCCAGGTCGGCGGCGTAGGTGGGCGAGCCGACCTCGTCGTCGACCACGTCGACGGTGTCGCGTTCCCGCTCCAGCCGCAGCATCGTCGCGACGAAATCGCCGCCGCGCCCGCTGTATACCCACGCGGTGCGCACCACGTGCGCGTCCGGGCAGCGGCTGAGCACCGCTTCTTCGCCCGCGAGCTTGGACGCCCCGTACACGGACGTCGGTCCGGTCACATCGGCGGTGTCGTACGGCCGATCCTGGGTACCTGGGAAGACGTAATCGGTGGACAGATGGATCAGCCGGGCGCCGAGGTCGGCGCAGACCTCGGCGAGCACGGCTGGTCCGGTGGCGTTGCCCGCGTACGCGGCTTCGGCTTCGGTTTCGGCCCGGTCCACGGCGGTATAGGCGGCGCAGTTGAGCACCACGTCGCCGGGCGTGAGCACCGCGCGCACGGCGACGGGATCGGTGATGTCGAGGTCGGCGCGCCCGTAGCCGTCGGCGGCCGGGGCGAGACGCCGCAGTTCCCGGCCCACCTGTCCGTGCGCCCCGGTGACGACGAGGCGGGCGGATACGGTGGGTTGGGGGGCGGTGGGGTCGGTCACGGGCGCAAGTCTGGCACGCCGCCGGTCCCTCGGTTGCGGCCGTTCGCGATAACCGTTCGATAGCCTTGAGCTATCGGGGGATCCCGAAATCGGGCGGGGCGAGCGGTAACCATGGTGGCGGATCGGTTGCGCGCGCGTCGCCAGGACACCAATTTTTCGGCGAGAGCGGGTTTTCGGCGAGAGGATGAGACTTGTCGCAGCGGAGGGGCACATCGGCGGCGCGGCGGACCGGAACCCGCGACCCTTCCTTCGGTCCGCTGCGCTCGTTCGCCGTGGCCGCCGCCGTGATCGTGCTGGCGCTCACCGGTTTCGCCTGGCACAGCGTGGACGCGCTGGTCGCCGACATCGAGCGCCTCGGCGATCTCGGCCTCGGCGGCAGCCGCGACGGCGCGGTGGACATTCTGCTGGTCGGGGTGGACAGCCGCACCGACGCGCACGGCAACCCGCTGTCGGAGGCCGAGCGCGCGATGCTGCACGCGGGCGACGAGGTCGGCACCAACACCGACACCATCGTGCTGCTGCGCGTGCCGAACGACGGACGCTCGGCGACCGCGATCTCCATCCCGCGCGACTCCTACGTCAACATCGCCGGCCTGGGCATGGGCAAGATCAATTCGGCCTACGGCGCGACCAAGGCGACGCAGTTGCAGAAGCTCACCGAGCAGGGGGTCGCGCAGGCCGACGCGGAGCGGCAGTCCACCCAGGCGGGCAGGCAGGCGCTGATCAAGACGGTGGCCGGTCTCACCGGCATCACCGTCGACCACTACGCGGAGGTGAGCCTGCTCGGCTTCGCGCTGCTCACCGACGCCGTCGGCGGGGTGGAGGTGTGCCTGAAGAACCCGGTCGACGAATGGATGTCCGGCGCGCGGTTCCCGGCGGGACGTCAGCGCCTGGACGGGCCGCGGGCACTGAGTTTCGTGCGCCAGCGCCACGATCTGCCGCGCGGCGACATCGACCGCATCGTGCGCCAGCAGGTGTTCATGGCACAGCTGGTGCAGCAGGTGCTCAGCGCGAAGACGCTGGCCAATCCGGTCAAGCTGCAGCAGCTCAGCGACGCGGTGGGGCGCACGATCGTGCTGGACGAGGACTGGGACGTGCTGGCGTTCCTGCAGCGGCTCAAGGATTTGTCCGGCGGCCAGGTGAAATTCGAGACCATCCCGGTCGCCGACCTCAACGGGGAAACCGGCAACGGCGAATCCGTCGTCAAGGTCGAGCCGAAGGCGGTCAAGTCCTACGTCGCGTCGCTGGTCGGCGACGCCCCGGCCCCGCGCAACGCCGAGCCGGGCTTCGATCCCGCGACGGTGACCGTGAGCGTCTACAACGCGGGCGGCGTCGGCGGCCTCGCGGCCGACGTGGCGCAGACTCTGAGCGCCAAAGGTTTCCGTCAAGGCACGGTGTCCAACTACGGCGGCGGCCGCGTCACGAGCAGCCGGGTGCTCGCCGCGGACACCGGGAGCCCGAAGGCGCAGGCGGTGGCCAAGACGCTGGGCG
Above is a genomic segment from Nocardia sputorum containing:
- a CDS encoding glycosyltransferase family 2 protein yields the protein MSDSDSAAPAGLAVVTVTYSPGEHLEHFISTLAAATAEKPQVILADNGSVDGVPELVAEANSHVRLLRTGGNIGYGGAINRAVAEIDPGIEFIVIANPDIRWGTDSIDKLLAAAKRWPRAGALGPLVLEPDGSVYPSARRVPGLLDGAGHAILGTVWKSNPWTRRYRQENEEISERAVGWLSGSCLLVRRAAFDSIDGFDSRYFMYMEDVDFGDRMGKAGWHNVFVPDAEVTHAKGHAAGRHPEKMLPAHHASAYRFQADRHPHWWQAPLRLALRAGLAIRSRIAVRSALRQQARDAG
- the rfbD gene encoding dTDP-4-dehydrorhamnose reductase — its product is MTDPTAPQPTVSARLVVTGAHGQVGRELRRLAPAADGYGRADLDITDPVAVRAVLTPGDVVLNCAAYTAVDRAETEAEAAYAGNATGPAVLAEVCADLGARLIHLSTDYVFPGTQDRPYDTADVTGPTSVYGASKLAGEEAVLSRCPDAHVVRTAWVYSGRGGDFVATMLRLERERDTVDVVDDEVGSPTYAADLAAALLELAGRPDAPRVLHATNAGRASRFELARAVFAGVGADPGRVHPCNSSRFPRPARRPAYSVLSPRAWNDAGLTPLRDWRTALRDALARRSG
- a CDS encoding LCP family protein; translated protein: MAAAVIVLALTGFAWHSVDALVADIERLGDLGLGGSRDGAVDILLVGVDSRTDAHGNPLSEAERAMLHAGDEVGTNTDTIVLLRVPNDGRSATAISIPRDSYVNIAGLGMGKINSAYGATKATQLQKLTEQGVAQADAERQSTQAGRQALIKTVAGLTGITVDHYAEVSLLGFALLTDAVGGVEVCLKNPVDEWMSGARFPAGRQRLDGPRALSFVRQRHDLPRGDIDRIVRQQVFMAQLVQQVLSAKTLANPVKLQQLSDAVGRTIVLDEDWDVLAFLQRLKDLSGGQVKFETIPVADLNGETGNGESVVKVEPKAVKSYVASLVGDAPAPRNAEPGFDPATVTVSVYNAGGVGGLAADVAQTLSAKGFRQGTVSNYGGGRVTSSRVLAADTGSPKAQAVAKTLGGLPVLADPALSPDSVSVVLASDYSGPGSSASRMFDLSGSSAAATPVPPAPPIDAGQNGPKCVN
- a CDS encoding NDP-sugar synthase, with the protein product MAGNTGTDAVILVGGQGTRLRPLTLSAPKPMLPTAGLPFLTHLLARIAEAGITHVVLGTSFKAEVFEEYFGDGSDLGLEIEYVTETEPLGTGGAIRNVLPKLRADNVMVFNGDVLGGTDLGAVLDTHESTRADVTLHLVRVSDPRAFGCVPTDEDGRVTAFLEKTQDPPTDQINAGCYVFRREYIEKIPAGRPVSVEREVFPALLTEGARLQGYVDASYWRDMGTPEDFVRGSADLVRGIAPSPALPGQRGESLVHPGAGVAPGAVLIGGTVVGRGAEIGAGARLDGAVVFDGAVIEAGATVERTIIGFGARIGPRALVRDGVIGDGANIGARCELLRGARVWPGVEIPDGGIRFSTDV